In Saccharomonospora marina XMU15, one genomic interval encodes:
- a CDS encoding DEAD/DEAH box helicase has product MTDSLTDRLPRDPDPDTLFEAFSTWTVERGFELYPAQEEALIEVVSGANVILSTPTGSGKSLVAVGAHFAALAHGKRSFYTAPIKALVSEKFFSLVEVFGADNVGMMTGDSSVNADAPIICCTAEILANIALRFGADADVGQVVADEFHFYSEPDRGWAWQVPLLELPRAQFVLMSATLGDVSFFEKDLTQRTGRSTAVVTSAQRPVPLTFRYALTPMHETVSELLHGGQAPVYVVHFSQAAAVERAQALMSINVASRAEKDAIAEAIGDFRFSAGFGKTLSRLVRHGIGVHHAGMLPKYRRLVEQLAQAGLLKLICGTDTLGVGINVPIRTVVLSALTKFDGTRQRHLKAREFHQIAGRAGRAGYDTDGYVVVQAPDHVIENAKALQKAGDDPKKKRKIVRKKAPEGFVNWTESTFERLVAAEPEPLKSSFTVSHSMLLNVISRPGNAFAHMRHLLEDNHEDRPAQRRHILRAIAIYRALLAAGVVERLDEPDEQGRTVRLTVDLQFDFALNQPLSPFALAAIELLDPESPSYALDVVSVVESTVDDPKQVLSQQQFKARNEAIAELKAQGVEYEARMELLEDITYPKPLEELLHAAYSRYRQGHPWVADYELSPKSVVRDMYERAMNFVEYIGFYGLARSEGVLLRYLAGTYDALRRTVPDDAKTEPLQDLIEWLGELVRQVDSSLLDEWEALRHPDEAPLSKQEGGSRPDGPPPVTRNERAFRVLVRNEMFRRVQLAAREAYAALGELDGGSGWDADAWERALADYYAEYDEIGTGPDARGPALLLVEPEQDVWRVRQILDDPEGNHDWGISAEVDLKASDAAGAAVIVVTEVNQL; this is encoded by the coding sequence ATGACTGACTCCTTGACTGATCGCCTACCACGCGACCCCGACCCGGACACGCTCTTCGAAGCATTCTCCACCTGGACCGTCGAGCGTGGCTTCGAACTCTACCCGGCGCAGGAAGAGGCGCTGATCGAAGTCGTCTCCGGCGCCAACGTCATTCTGTCCACCCCGACCGGTTCGGGAAAGAGCCTCGTGGCCGTCGGCGCGCATTTCGCGGCGCTGGCGCACGGCAAGCGCAGCTTCTACACCGCGCCGATCAAGGCGCTGGTCTCGGAGAAGTTCTTCTCCCTCGTCGAGGTCTTCGGCGCCGACAACGTCGGCATGATGACCGGGGACTCCAGCGTGAACGCCGACGCCCCGATCATCTGCTGCACCGCCGAGATCCTGGCGAACATCGCACTGCGGTTCGGCGCTGACGCGGACGTGGGCCAAGTCGTCGCCGACGAGTTCCACTTCTACTCCGAACCGGACCGGGGCTGGGCCTGGCAGGTGCCGCTGCTGGAGCTGCCGAGAGCACAGTTCGTGCTCATGTCGGCCACGCTGGGCGATGTCTCCTTCTTCGAGAAGGATCTGACCCAACGAACCGGCAGGTCCACGGCCGTGGTCACCTCCGCGCAGCGTCCGGTGCCGCTGACGTTCCGCTACGCGCTCACCCCGATGCACGAGACCGTCTCCGAACTGCTGCACGGCGGGCAGGCACCGGTCTACGTGGTGCACTTCTCGCAGGCCGCCGCGGTGGAGCGGGCACAGGCGCTGATGAGCATCAACGTCGCCAGCCGCGCGGAGAAGGACGCCATCGCCGAGGCGATCGGCGACTTCCGGTTCTCGGCGGGGTTCGGCAAGACCCTGTCGCGGCTGGTGCGCCACGGCATCGGCGTGCACCACGCGGGGATGTTGCCGAAGTACCGCAGGCTGGTGGAGCAGCTCGCCCAGGCCGGGCTGCTCAAGCTGATCTGCGGCACCGACACTCTCGGCGTCGGCATCAACGTGCCCATCCGCACAGTCGTGCTGTCGGCTCTCACGAAGTTCGACGGAACCCGCCAGCGCCACCTCAAGGCGCGCGAGTTCCACCAGATCGCGGGCAGGGCGGGCCGTGCGGGCTACGACACCGACGGCTACGTGGTGGTGCAGGCTCCCGACCACGTCATCGAGAACGCCAAGGCGTTGCAGAAGGCGGGCGACGACCCGAAGAAGAAGCGCAAGATCGTGCGCAAGAAGGCTCCGGAAGGCTTCGTCAACTGGACCGAGAGCACCTTCGAGCGGTTGGTGGCGGCGGAGCCGGAGCCGCTGAAGTCCAGTTTCACCGTGAGCCACTCGATGCTGTTGAACGTGATCTCCCGGCCGGGAAACGCCTTCGCCCACATGCGACACCTGCTTGAGGACAACCACGAGGACCGGCCTGCCCAGCGCAGGCACATCCTGCGCGCCATCGCGATCTACCGCGCGCTGCTGGCCGCCGGTGTGGTCGAGCGGCTCGACGAGCCCGACGAGCAGGGCCGTACCGTCCGGCTCACGGTGGACCTGCAGTTCGACTTCGCGCTCAACCAACCGCTTTCGCCGTTCGCGCTGGCTGCCATCGAACTGCTCGACCCCGAGTCACCGTCCTACGCACTCGACGTCGTCTCCGTCGTCGAATCTACTGTGGACGACCCGAAGCAGGTGCTGTCCCAGCAGCAGTTCAAGGCACGGAACGAGGCGATCGCCGAGCTCAAGGCGCAGGGTGTGGAGTACGAAGCGCGCATGGAGTTGCTCGAGGACATCACGTATCCCAAACCGCTCGAGGAACTGCTGCACGCCGCATACTCGCGTTACCGGCAGGGCCACCCATGGGTCGCCGACTACGAGCTTTCGCCGAAGTCGGTGGTGCGCGACATGTACGAGCGCGCCATGAACTTCGTGGAGTACATCGGTTTCTACGGCCTCGCACGCTCGGAGGGCGTGCTGCTGCGCTACCTCGCCGGCACCTACGACGCGCTGCGGCGCACGGTGCCCGACGACGCCAAGACGGAGCCGTTGCAGGATTTGATCGAATGGCTCGGGGAGTTGGTGCGGCAGGTCGACTCCAGCCTGCTGGACGAGTGGGAGGCGCTGCGCCACCCCGACGAGGCGCCACTTTCGAAGCAGGAGGGTGGCAGCCGGCCCGACGGTCCGCCGCCGGTGACCCGCAACGAGCGCGCGTTTCGCGTGCTGGTGCGCAACGAGATGTTTCGGCGGGTCCAACTCGCGGCGAGGGAGGCCTACGCCGCCCTCGGCGAGCTGGACGGGGGGTCCGGCTGGGACGCCGATGCCTGGGAGCGGGCGCTGGCGGACTACTACGCCGAGTACGACGAGATCGGTACCGGCCCCGACGCCAGGGGTCCTGCGCTGCTGCTTGTCGAGCCCGAGCAGGACGTGTGGCGGGTCCGGCAGATCCTCGACGATCCGGAAGGCAACCACGACTGGGGCATCAGCGCCGAGGTGGACCTCAAAGCCAGCGACGCGGCAGGTGCCGCCGTAATCGTCGTGACGGAGGTGAACCAGCTCTGA
- a CDS encoding ABC transporter permease encodes MTTTLDRRTPEPGSESPATRRLPGWARGALWAAVAIAVLSTTSYLTGMSTLTSSSTAQTALRLALPILLAALGGLWAERSGVINIGLEGMMILGTFGAAWGAYHGGVWAGLLAAVAFGALGGLLHAVATVSFNVNHIVSGVAINLLGLGVAKYLANLLFEPISGNPRQSPPVPKFDTYSATVLSDWLAGLEEAQRVGISDVAGLLRGLVTDVTPLALLAVLFVPLSYFVLWRTRFGLRLRSCGENPVAAESLGVDVYLHKYVALVVSGAFAGMGGASLVLIPGGADYLENQTNGRGFIGLAAMIFGNWRPGGLLGGAALFGYSDGLQLSGGGQAVLALCYGVVLLLVVLVFVLLLQRRWGGAGLALAGAGALYYVYWANDELPRDLIPYTPHFVTIIVLAVAAQRLRPPKAIGARYRRGEGG; translated from the coding sequence ATGACCACGACACTGGACCGGCGAACCCCCGAGCCGGGTTCGGAATCACCTGCCACTCGCCGGTTGCCGGGATGGGCCAGGGGCGCGCTGTGGGCCGCCGTCGCGATCGCGGTGCTGTCCACCACCTCGTACCTGACCGGAATGAGCACGCTGACCTCCAGCAGCACGGCGCAGACCGCGCTGCGGCTCGCGCTGCCTATCCTGCTCGCCGCGCTCGGCGGGCTGTGGGCGGAGCGCTCCGGGGTCATCAACATCGGGCTCGAGGGCATGATGATCCTGGGCACGTTCGGCGCCGCGTGGGGTGCCTACCACGGTGGTGTGTGGGCCGGGCTGCTCGCCGCGGTCGCCTTCGGTGCCCTCGGCGGGCTGCTGCACGCTGTGGCGACGGTGAGCTTCAACGTCAACCACATCGTTTCCGGTGTGGCGATCAACCTGCTCGGGCTCGGTGTCGCGAAGTACCTCGCGAACCTGCTTTTCGAGCCGATCTCGGGTAATCCGAGGCAGTCACCGCCGGTGCCGAAGTTCGACACCTACTCGGCCACGGTGCTGTCCGACTGGCTCGCCGGACTGGAGGAGGCCCAACGCGTCGGTATCTCCGACGTGGCGGGGCTGCTGCGTGGGCTTGTCACGGACGTGACGCCGCTGGCGCTGCTGGCGGTGTTGTTCGTGCCGCTGAGTTACTTCGTGCTGTGGCGGACCAGGTTCGGGTTGCGGCTGCGTTCGTGCGGCGAGAATCCGGTGGCCGCCGAGTCCCTCGGGGTCGACGTCTACCTGCACAAGTACGTGGCGCTGGTGGTCTCCGGCGCGTTCGCGGGGATGGGTGGGGCCTCGCTGGTGCTGATTCCGGGAGGTGCCGACTACCTGGAGAACCAGACGAACGGGCGCGGCTTCATCGGTCTGGCTGCCATGATCTTCGGCAACTGGCGGCCGGGAGGGCTGCTCGGTGGCGCTGCGCTGTTCGGCTACTCGGACGGCTTGCAGCTGTCCGGGGGAGGTCAGGCCGTGCTCGCTCTGTGCTACGGCGTGGTGCTGCTGCTGGTGGTTCTCGTGTTCGTGCTGCTGCTGCAGCGCCGCTGGGGCGGTGCGGGGCTGGCGCTCGCGGGGGCCGGTGCCCTTTACTACGTGTACTGGGCCAACGACGAACTGCCGAGGGACCTGATCCCGTACACGCCGCACTTCGTGACGATCATCGTGCTGGCTGTGGCGGCTCAGCGGCTGCGGCCGCCGAAAGCCATCGGGGCGAGGTACCGGCGCGGGGAGGGTGGCTAG
- a CDS encoding thymidine phosphorylase: MTGEPFAAVDVIRTKRDGGRLTGEQIDWVVDAYTRGVVAEEQMAALAMAIFLRGMDRGETARWTGAMIDSGERLSLRTARPTVDKHSTGGVGDKITLVLAPLVATCGAAVPQLSGRGLGHTGGTLDKLEAIPGWRAELSAAEIGRQLDEVGAVVCAATPTLAPADRLLYALRDVTATVESVPLIASSIMSKKIAEGSRALVLDVKAGSGAFMKTRERARELARALVDIGTAHGVSTTAVITDMNVPLGSAVGNAVEVAEAVAVLRGGGPPDVVELTLALAREMLAAAGLSGVDPAPVLASGQAYETWCRMIRAQGGDPEAPLPAPAHSHVVTAPETGLLTGLDAYSVGVAAWRLGAGRARKEDPVQPGAGIRCLAKPGDFVEAGEPLFELHTDTPEAVPAALGALNGAYLVTATGTPDGSATAAGRDGIVLETIRS; this comes from the coding sequence GTGACCGGGGAGCCGTTCGCGGCGGTCGACGTCATCCGCACCAAGCGGGACGGCGGCAGGCTGACCGGCGAGCAGATCGACTGGGTGGTGGATGCCTACACCCGCGGTGTGGTCGCCGAGGAGCAGATGGCCGCGCTCGCGATGGCGATCTTCCTGCGCGGTATGGACCGGGGCGAGACCGCCCGCTGGACCGGCGCCATGATCGACTCCGGTGAGCGGTTGTCGCTGCGGACCGCGCGCCCGACGGTCGACAAGCACTCAACCGGCGGCGTCGGCGACAAGATCACCCTGGTACTGGCTCCCTTGGTGGCGACCTGCGGCGCGGCCGTGCCGCAACTGTCGGGCCGAGGGCTCGGGCACACCGGAGGGACGCTCGACAAGCTGGAGGCAATCCCCGGCTGGCGTGCCGAACTGTCGGCGGCCGAGATCGGCAGGCAGCTGGACGAGGTGGGGGCGGTGGTCTGCGCGGCCACGCCCACACTGGCGCCCGCCGATCGGCTGCTCTACGCCCTTCGGGACGTCACCGCCACCGTGGAGTCCGTTCCGCTGATCGCCAGCTCGATCATGAGCAAGAAGATCGCCGAGGGGTCACGGGCGCTCGTGCTCGACGTCAAGGCGGGCTCGGGCGCGTTCATGAAAACCCGCGAACGGGCACGGGAACTGGCGCGGGCGCTCGTCGACATCGGTACGGCGCACGGGGTGTCCACCACGGCTGTGATCACCGACATGAACGTGCCGCTCGGCTCCGCGGTCGGCAACGCGGTCGAGGTCGCCGAAGCCGTCGCCGTGCTGCGCGGTGGTGGCCCACCCGACGTGGTGGAACTGACGCTCGCGCTCGCGAGGGAGATGCTGGCAGCGGCCGGGCTGTCCGGCGTCGACCCGGCACCGGTGCTGGCTTCGGGCCAGGCCTACGAGACCTGGTGCCGCATGATTCGGGCGCAGGGCGGGGATCCCGAGGCGCCGTTGCCCGCACCCGCCCACAGCCACGTGGTGACCGCGCCGGAAACCGGGCTGCTCACCGGGCTGGACGCCTACTCGGTAGGAGTGGCCGCATGGCGGCTCGGCGCGGGCCGTGCCCGCAAGGAAGATCCGGTGCAGCCCGGCGCGGGCATCCGCTGCCTGGCCAAACCCGGTGACTTCGTCGAAGCCGGAGAGCCGTTGTTCGAGCTGCACACCGACACCCCGGAAGCGGTACCCGCCGCGCTGGGCGCGCTGAACGGGGCGTACCTGGTGACGGCGACCGGCACACCCGACGGCAGCGCGACCGCCGCAGGAAGGGACGGCATCGTGCTCGAAACGATCCGGTCGTGA
- a CDS encoding adenosine deaminase, whose amino-acid sequence MSTRTVPTLQALRSAPKVLLHDHLDGGLRPRTVVELAESTGYRGLPTTDVAELSRWFQQAADSGSLESYLETFAHTCGVMQTEDALARVAAECVEDLAADGVVYAEVRYAPELFVERGLKLEAVIEAVLSGIAEGKRRVERRGHRIHVGSLLCAMRQHARALEIAELAVRYRDAGVVGFDIAGPEAGFPPTRNLDAFEYIRVNNAHFTIHAGEAFGLASIWEAIQHCGAERLGHGVRIVDDIKASPDGATELGRLAAYVRDRRIPLEICPSSNVQTGAAASIAEHPIGLLAKLRFRVTVNTDNRLMSGCTLSSEFAALVDTFGYGWADVQWFTINAMKSAFIDFDQRLDIINNVIKPWYSDLVSKPLL is encoded by the coding sequence ATGTCGACGAGAACCGTTCCGACGCTGCAAGCCCTGCGCAGCGCACCGAAGGTGCTACTGCACGACCATCTCGACGGCGGACTGCGGCCACGAACGGTGGTGGAGTTGGCCGAGTCCACCGGCTACCGCGGCCTGCCCACCACCGATGTCGCCGAACTGAGCCGGTGGTTTCAGCAGGCAGCCGACTCCGGCTCGCTGGAGTCGTACCTGGAGACCTTCGCCCACACCTGCGGGGTCATGCAGACCGAGGACGCGCTTGCGCGGGTGGCCGCCGAATGTGTGGAAGACCTTGCCGCCGACGGCGTCGTCTACGCCGAGGTGAGATACGCGCCCGAACTGTTCGTCGAGCGCGGACTCAAGCTCGAGGCCGTGATCGAGGCGGTGCTCTCGGGTATCGCCGAGGGCAAACGCCGTGTGGAGCGGCGGGGGCACCGCATCCACGTCGGTTCGTTGCTGTGTGCGATGCGCCAGCACGCGAGGGCGCTGGAGATCGCCGAGTTGGCGGTTCGCTACCGCGATGCGGGCGTTGTCGGGTTCGACATCGCGGGGCCGGAAGCAGGCTTCCCGCCGACCAGGAACCTGGACGCATTCGAATACATCAGGGTCAACAACGCGCACTTCACCATTCACGCGGGCGAGGCGTTCGGGCTGGCCTCCATCTGGGAGGCGATCCAGCACTGCGGGGCGGAGCGGCTCGGGCACGGAGTCCGCATCGTGGACGACATCAAGGCCTCGCCCGACGGCGCCACCGAACTGGGCAGGCTCGCCGCCTACGTGCGTGACCGGCGTATCCCGCTGGAGATCTGCCCCTCCTCCAACGTGCAGACGGGCGCCGCCGCGTCGATCGCCGAGCATCCGATAGGGCTGCTCGCCAAGTTGCGGTTCCGCGTCACGGTCAACACCGACAACCGGCTGATGAGCGGCTGCACGCTGTCCTCGGAGTTCGCCGCGCTGGTGGACACGTTCGGCTACGGCTGGGCGGACGTGCAGTGGTTCACCATCAACGCGATGAAGTCGGCGTTCATCGACTTCGACCAGCGGCTCGACATCATCAACAATGTGATCAAACCCTGGTATTCGGACCTGGTCAGCAAGCCGTTGCTCTAG
- a CDS encoding cytidine deaminase produces MVQEDVDWERLRAEAVRVADRAYAPYSGLRVGAAALLADGGVVTGCNVENASYGLSLCAEATLVGQSRLTGGGRLVALACRAATGELLMPCGRCRQLVFELGGNTCLVDTPLGARAMSEVLPEAFGPADLPS; encoded by the coding sequence ATGGTGCAGGAGGACGTGGACTGGGAGCGGCTGCGTGCGGAGGCGGTGCGGGTAGCCGACCGCGCCTACGCGCCGTACTCGGGTTTGCGTGTCGGCGCGGCCGCGTTGCTGGCCGACGGCGGGGTGGTCACCGGCTGCAACGTCGAGAACGCCTCCTACGGGCTCTCGTTGTGTGCGGAGGCGACCCTGGTGGGGCAGTCGCGGCTCACCGGTGGGGGCAGGCTGGTGGCGCTGGCCTGCCGCGCGGCGACGGGAGAGCTGCTGATGCCGTGCGGACGTTGCCGCCAGCTCGTTTTCGAGTTGGGCGGCAACACGTGCCTTGTCGACACCCCGCTCGGCGCACGAGCGATGAGTGAGGTGCTGCCCGAAGCCTTCGGCCCCGCGGACCTTCCGTCGTGA
- a CDS encoding aldehyde dehydrogenase family protein, translating into MSDRVSVAKTYKLYIGGAFPRSESGRTYPVTDTKGRFLANASHASRKDLRDAVTAARAAFPVWSGATAYNRGQVLYRVAELLEGRREQFVTEVADAEGISPRKAQAVVDATVDRWVWYAGWTDKVAAVLGAANPVAGPYFSFTVPEPTGVAGVLAPQDSSLLGLVSVLAPVLATGCTAVVVSSAQRPLPAVTLSEVLATSDVPGGVVNVLTGRAGELGPWLASHADVNAIDPTGAGPMGRVEIAREAAATVKRVLAVAEDEPDWTARPGLTRLRHYLEAKTVWHPMGP; encoded by the coding sequence ATGTCTGATCGAGTGAGCGTGGCCAAGACCTACAAGCTCTACATCGGTGGCGCGTTCCCCCGCTCCGAGTCCGGGCGTACCTACCCGGTCACCGACACGAAGGGGCGGTTCCTGGCCAACGCGTCGCATGCCTCTCGCAAGGATCTGCGCGATGCGGTGACGGCCGCGCGCGCGGCGTTTCCGGTGTGGTCCGGGGCCACCGCCTACAACCGGGGCCAGGTGCTGTACCGGGTTGCCGAGCTGCTCGAGGGTCGGCGCGAGCAGTTCGTCACCGAGGTTGCCGATGCCGAGGGGATATCGCCTCGCAAGGCGCAGGCTGTCGTGGACGCCACCGTGGACAGGTGGGTGTGGTACGCGGGGTGGACGGACAAGGTCGCGGCCGTGCTGGGCGCGGCCAACCCGGTGGCGGGCCCCTACTTCTCGTTCACCGTCCCGGAACCCACCGGAGTGGCCGGGGTGCTCGCGCCGCAGGACTCGTCGCTGCTGGGGCTGGTCAGCGTGCTCGCCCCGGTGCTGGCCACCGGATGCACCGCGGTGGTGGTGAGCAGTGCGCAACGCCCGCTGCCTGCTGTCACGTTGTCGGAGGTGCTGGCGACCTCTGACGTGCCTGGCGGCGTGGTGAACGTGCTGACCGGCAGAGCGGGTGAACTGGGCCCGTGGCTGGCCTCGCACGCGGACGTGAACGCTATCGATCCCACAGGTGCCGGGCCGATGGGCCGGGTCGAGATCGCTCGGGAGGCCGCCGCGACGGTGAAGCGTGTGCTGGCGGTCGCCGAAGACGAGCCGGACTGGACAGCACGTCCCGGTCTGACCCGGCTTCGGCACTACCTGGAAGCCAAGACGGTGTGGCACCCGATGGGCCCCTGA
- a CDS encoding coiled-coil domain-containing protein — MTTENHLAAPSFDRMRNMLVRAAEVRESEQQQIFDALDDIYARLAPVDSLGAVRKRLSELPDRTEVSVLAERLDEAMSRLEAQDNALADLARAVESIVDKLAKPFAQLDGRLDGVAARFEGVAGRMDGLEDKLENIHRRLDELGGHLDKQDDKIDGLPLAVHGPVRERIDLLESNVKERVERLDTDNKERIGATTESLRNALTETAEMVDSSQRLDTLGDRLEKVTARLDELAGRLDKVEEGFVAQLGDLDGSLKSGLSKVETTLSKQPDNDYFSSVVRRSNEESERRIGGQLDEAMATFAELMLGGGPAAQPVAVAAPAPRQPRRRNGRQQKGSETKAKAGTSGESGESEE, encoded by the coding sequence GTGACGACTGAAAACCACCTCGCAGCCCCGTCCTTCGACCGCATGCGCAACATGCTCGTGCGCGCGGCCGAGGTCCGAGAGAGCGAACAGCAGCAGATCTTCGACGCGCTCGACGACATCTACGCCCGGCTGGCGCCGGTGGACTCGCTCGGCGCGGTGCGCAAGCGGCTGTCCGAACTGCCCGACCGCACCGAGGTCAGCGTCCTCGCCGAACGCCTTGACGAGGCCATGTCCAGGCTGGAGGCGCAGGACAACGCGCTGGCCGACCTGGCGAGGGCGGTCGAGTCGATCGTCGACAAGCTGGCCAAGCCCTTCGCCCAGCTCGACGGGCGGTTGGACGGGGTCGCGGCCAGGTTCGAGGGCGTAGCGGGCCGGATGGACGGGCTCGAGGACAAGCTGGAGAACATCCACCGCAGGCTCGACGAACTCGGCGGGCACCTCGACAAGCAGGACGACAAGATCGACGGGTTGCCGCTGGCGGTGCACGGGCCCGTACGCGAGCGCATCGACCTGCTGGAGTCCAACGTCAAGGAGCGCGTCGAGCGGCTCGACACCGACAACAAGGAGCGCATCGGCGCCACCACCGAGTCGCTGCGTAACGCCCTCACCGAGACCGCCGAGATGGTGGATTCCTCGCAGCGGCTTGACACGCTCGGCGACCGGCTGGAGAAGGTCACCGCTCGCCTCGACGAGCTGGCAGGCAGGCTGGACAAGGTCGAGGAGGGCTTCGTCGCCCAGCTCGGCGACCTCGACGGCTCGCTGAAGTCCGGCCTTTCCAAGGTCGAGACCACGCTTTCCAAGCAGCCGGACAACGACTACTTCAGCTCCGTGGTTCGCAGGAGCAACGAGGAGTCCGAGCGCCGCATCGGCGGGCAGTTGGACGAGGCGATGGCGACGTTCGCGGAGCTGATGCTCGGCGGCGGTCCAGCGGCGCAGCCGGTGGCGGTGGCCGCACCGGCGCCGAGGCAGCCTCGCCGCCGCAACGGCCGCCAGCAGAAGGGCTCCGAGACCAAGGCCAAGGCAGGCACCTCGGGCGAGAGCGGCGAGTCCGAGGAGTGA
- a CDS encoding ABC transporter permease, whose protein sequence is MSSWRIALLPPALAVGFAVVLSSAALLVSGADPLLAFATMGSQLLRDTTAVDTVNLATVYYLAGLAVAIGFQMNLFNIGVEGQYRFAAVVAAVTGAALHLPPVLHALAILVIAVASGALYALLPAVLKVTRGVHEVITTIMLNSIVYGIVAFLVSPDQFGVLHGNNVSTEEIDPSGWIPGIPLGAAGTVFGTVILAAALGTGYWFMLTRTRFGFELRASGESPTAAAAGGVNARRMTVIAMLLSGGVAGLIAMPELLGRDHVYAITATQGYGFTGIAVALLGRNHPVGIAIGALLWAFLDKSAVSLESIQVPREIATIMQGTIVLSVVVAYEIVKRADLAAQQRRVGQAGRGGTPAPVSEGGAV, encoded by the coding sequence GTGAGTTCCTGGCGCATCGCGCTGCTGCCGCCCGCGCTGGCCGTGGGCTTCGCCGTGGTGCTGTCGTCGGCGGCGTTACTGGTGTCGGGGGCCGACCCGTTGCTGGCGTTCGCGACCATGGGATCGCAACTGCTGCGAGACACCACGGCCGTGGACACCGTCAACCTCGCGACCGTGTACTACCTCGCCGGGCTGGCTGTGGCGATCGGGTTCCAGATGAACCTGTTCAACATCGGCGTCGAGGGCCAGTACCGGTTCGCGGCCGTGGTCGCGGCGGTGACCGGTGCCGCACTTCACCTGCCGCCGGTGCTGCACGCGCTGGCGATCCTGGTGATCGCGGTGGCCTCCGGCGCGCTGTACGCGTTGCTGCCCGCGGTACTGAAGGTCACCCGCGGCGTGCACGAGGTGATCACGACGATCATGCTCAACTCGATCGTCTACGGGATCGTGGCCTTCCTGGTGAGCCCGGATCAGTTCGGGGTGCTGCACGGCAACAACGTCAGCACCGAGGAGATCGACCCCAGTGGCTGGATACCGGGGATACCGCTCGGTGCGGCGGGCACCGTGTTCGGCACGGTGATCCTGGCCGCCGCACTGGGGACGGGGTACTGGTTCATGCTCACCCGCACCAGGTTCGGCTTCGAGTTGCGCGCCAGCGGCGAGTCACCCACGGCCGCCGCGGCGGGCGGTGTGAACGCCAGGCGGATGACGGTGATCGCGATGCTGCTCTCCGGCGGCGTCGCCGGGCTGATCGCGATGCCGGAGCTACTCGGCCGCGATCACGTGTACGCGATCACCGCGACCCAGGGCTACGGTTTCACCGGCATAGCCGTCGCGTTGCTCGGCCGCAACCACCCCGTTGGCATCGCCATCGGCGCCTTGCTGTGGGCGTTCCTCGACAAGTCGGCGGTGTCGCTGGAGAGCATCCAGGTGCCCAGGGAGATCGCCACCATCATGCAGGGCACCATCGTGCTTTCCGTCGTGGTCGCCTACGAGATCGTCAAACGCGCCGACCTCGCGGCGCAGCAACGCAGGGTCGGCCAGGCAGGCCGAGGCGGCACGCCTGCCCCGGTGAGCGAAGGGGGCGCGGTATGA